In Gemmobacter sp., the sequence GAATTCGGGGGCCAGGTCAAAGCGGCGGATCCGCGTGGTGCGCAGGCCGATGAATTCCACCGTGCCCTCGACCACGCCATCGACGCGGATCCAGTCGCCGATCTCGAACCGTTTCTCGGCGATGATGAAAATGCCGCCGAACAGATTCTTGAACAGGTTCTGCGCCCCAAGCGCCACCGCCGCGCCGACAAGGCCGAAGCCCGCGAGGATTGGCCCGACCTTGATCCCCCAGATATCCAGCAGCGTCGCCAGGCCCAGCACAAGAACGCGCGCGACGGTGGTGGCAAGCCCCAGCATCGACTGCGAGGCGGCGGTAGACCGGTGGTTGATCCGCTGGACCAGCGGGCTGATCACCGCATAGATCCCCCAGTAGATCTGGAACACGATCAGCGACTTGGCCAGATCAAGGACCAGATCCTTGCCCGGGGGCGATTCCAGCACGAATTCGCCCAGCACCAGCAGGGCTACGACCGAGGAAAGCAGCTGTGCAGGCAGCGCAAGCGCCGTCAGGACCGCCTGCCTCTGGTCGGCCGGCTGGCGGCGCATCAACCTGCCTGCCGCCAGTGCCAGAAGCCGCGCCGCCGCCTTGCGCAGGATCAGGGCCGCAAGGACAAGCGCCACGACCACCACCAGACGACCAAGGTCGATCCCCATCCGGATCCTGTCGAGGGTGCGACGGGTGCCGTCCGGAAAAACCGCCGTGGTGAAGGAGCCTCGGGGTTTCCACGGCGCGGGGGATGCCACCCCCGACGAGGCATAGCATTCAGTTCCTCGATAAATACAACCAACGCAGCAGCGGGGTTTGCTCCCGAGGTGTTTTGCTGACTGATTCACCCGAAGGGTCCGCGCTGCTTATCACCGGCTTACGGGATAGGCCAAGGCGCTGGACAGTGCCGCGAATGGCGCTGATAAGTATTTGAAATTATTCGGGAAATTGGTCGGAGCGAGAGGATTCGAACCTCCGACCCCCTGCTCCCGAAGCAGGTGCGCTACCAGGCTGCGCTACGCTCCGACCGTGGCGGGGGCGTAACCCGTCCTTCGGGAAAACGCAAGGGGGAGAATGCGGCTAAAGTGCCGGGGGCTTGCCATTGCCGGGGCCCAGCACCGGGCGGGTGCGCGAGGTGGCGGGGCGCGACTCGCGGATGACGATGTAAAGCCCGTTGGCGATCACCAGCGCGGTGCCGGTCAGGGTGACCGCATCGGGGAATTCGTCAAAGAACAGCGCGCCATACAGCACGGCCCACAGGATCTGGGAATACTGCATGGGGGCAACCACCACCGCCTCGCCGTTGCGGTAGGCCAGGATCACCAGCTGCATGGCGACAAAGGCCATCACCGCCACCACGATCATCACCGCCACATCCGGCCCCGGCATCGGACGGTAGACAAAGGGCATCGCCATCCCCATCAGCACGAAATTCCCGCCCATCGCATACATCAGCATTACGGCGGGGCGTTCCTGCCGGCCGATGCGGCGGGCGATGATGGCGTTCAGCGCCCCGCAGGTGGCGGCGGTCAGGGCGGCCAGATGGCCCAGCGACAGCGGCGTGCTGCCCGGCCGCAGCACCACCAGCACGCCGCACAGCCCCACCCCCACCGCCAGCATGCGCCGCAGCCCGACCTTTTCCCCCAGCAGCGGAATGGCCAGAACCGTGATCATCAGCGGACTGGAAAACAGGATCGCGTAGACCTGCGCCAGCGGCAGCACCGAAAAGGCATAATAGGCCGCCAGTGCCGACAGGGCGACCGACAGGCCGCGAAACACCATCAGCCGGGGGTTCACCGGCAGCAGCGTGCCATGCGCCCGGTCCAGCGCCAGCATGACCAGAATCAACGGAAAGCTGAACAGCGCAATGCAGAACACCAGCTGCACCGGCGCATAGCTGGCCGCCAGCGACTTGATCAGGGCATCATGGGTAGCAAAGATGCCGAATGCAGCAAGCGCCATCAGGGCGCCGGTAGCATTTGGGCTGGGTCGGGGCATGGCGCGGCGGCTCCGGCGGCGCCCTGGCGGCGCGAATGGGCAAACCATAGCGCAACCGGCGGCAGGCACAACGGGGCGGGGCGACGAATCGGCGCTTTACTCCGGGTGCCGCATTCTTCACAGTGGGCCGACATGACCCTTGCCGCGACCCCCGCCCATGACCTCTGACGCAGCCCTGGATCTTCGCCGTTTTCTCGGCTCCGACAGGTTCGGCTGCGTGATGGCCGACCCGCCGTGGCGGTTTGCCAACCGCACGGGCAAGGTGGCCCCGGAGCACCGGCGCCTGTCGCGCTATCCGACCATGACGCTGGACTACATCTGCGCCTTGCCGGTGGCCGACCATCTGGAGGATCGGGCGCATTGCTGCCTGTGGGTGCCCAATGCCCTGTTGCCCGATGGTCTGCGCGTGCTGGCGGCCTGGGGGTTCGACTACAAGTCGAACCTGATCTGGCACAAGGAACGCAAGGATGGCGGGTCCGATGGCCGCGGCGTGGGGTTCTACTTCCGCAACGTGACCGAAATCATCCTGTTCGGCACCCGGGGCAAGAACGTGCGGACCCTGCCGGCCGGGCGGCGGCAGGTGAACTTCCTGTCCACCCGCAAGCGCGAACATTCCCGCAAGCCGGATGAACAGTACGAGCTGATCGAAAGCTGTTCCTGGGGCCCCTATCTGGAACTGTTCGGGCGCGGCGTGCGGCCGGGCTGGACGGTCTGGGGCAATCAGGCCGATGCCGATTACAAGCCGACGTGGAAGACCTACGGCTACAACTCGGGGCTGGCGGCGGAATAATCCCCCGGCGTGGTGCCCGTGGCTGGCCGGGGCCTCCGGCGGGGATATTTGGATCAGAGCGAAACGGGCACCCTCAGGCGAACAGGTCGGGTTCGGGGGCCGGCTGCGGGGTATCGTCGGACAGGGTGCCTTCGGGCAGCCCGATCAGCAAGAGCGGACAGGGGTTGCCCACCCCGCGCCGCACCCGTTCGTCCAGCTTGGCCCAATGGGTGCTGGCGGCGCCGAACTTGTCGGCGACGAACTTGCGCGCAAAGGCTTCGGCAAAGCCCGATCCCCGCGCCACCTGTGCTGCCACCGCCCGGCGCTGCGCCGTGGTGCGTTCAGAGATACCCAGCCGGTCCAGATCATCGTCCGAGGCCAGGCCCTGCGCCTCCATCCAGTGGCGGATGCGGGGCAGCATCGCCTCTTGCAGGCTGCGGCCGCGCGTCACGATGATGCCCAGGCTGATCGCCGACAAGGCATGCAGCCGCTTGAAATTCTCCAGATCCCGGTCGAAGAACGGATCCTTGTTGTTCCATTCGATCTCCAGCGCCAGTCCGCCCCGGGGGGCAAAGCGGACGTGGTCCACCTCGTGGCTGATCGAGGCGCGTTCATGGCCGTCCACGATGGTCTGGACGCTGAACTTGTGTTTGTGCCAGCCGGCATCGGTCAGGGCATGGCGCAGGCGGCGGGTCTGGCCGCTTTCGCCGCCACCACCGCCGATCACCTCGGCAATGCCGACGCGGAATGTGCGAAGGGCGGCCACAAGGCCGCCCAGCTGATCGGGAAAGTCATGCACCAGGATCGCCTCGGCATGGTTCAGCGCCAGAACGTCGAACCCGGCCGCGCGCAACCCCGCCAGCATCAGGCGTCTTTCGGCAGCACGCGCAGGCGCAGTTCGCGCAGCTGGTCGTTCGTCGGCTCGCTGGGCGCGTTCATCAGCAGATCCTCGGCCCGCTGGTTCATCGGGAACAGGATCACCTGGCGGATGTTCGCCTCGTCCGCCAGCAGCATCACGATACGGTCGATGCCGGCCGCGCAGCCGCCGTGGGGCGGGGCGCCATAGCGGAACGCCTTGACCATGCCGCCAAAGCGCTTCTCGACCTCGTCCTTGCCGTAGCCCGCCAGTTCGAACGCCTTGAACATGATTTCCGGCGTATGGTTGCGGATGCCGCCCGAGATCAGCTCGTAGCCGTTGCAGGCCAGGTCATACTGATAAGCGTAAACCTTCAGCGGATCGCCGTTCAGCGCCTCAAGGCCCCCCTGCGGCATCGAGAAGGGATTGTGGCTGAAGTCGATCTTGCCGGTTTCCGGGTCTTTTTCATACATCGGGAAGTCGACGATCCAGGCGAAGCGGAAGGTATCCGTTTCCGTCAGGCCCAGTTCGCGGCCGATCTCGTTGCGGGCGCGGCCGGCGACCGCCTCGAACGTCTCGGGCTTGCCCCCCAGAAAGAAGGCCGCATCGCCCACGCCCAGATCCAGCTGCTTGCGGATCGCCTCGGTCCGTTCGGGGCCGATGTTCTTGGCCAAGGGGCCGGCCGCCTCCATGACGCCGTTTTCCTCGCGCCAGAAGATATAGCCCATGCCCGGCAGGCCCTGGCTTTGCGCAAAGCTGTTCATCCGGTCGCAGAACTTGCGGCTGCCGCCCTTGGGCGCCGGAATCGCGCGGATCTCGGTTCCTTCCTGTTCCAGCAGCTTGGCGAAGATGGCAAAGCCCGATCCGGCGAAATGCTCGGACACGATCTGCATCTTGATGGGGTTGCGCAGGTCGGGCTTGTCCGACCCGTACCACAGCAGCGAGTCGCGATAGGCGATGCGCGGCCAGTCGGTGCTGACGGTGCGCCCCTTGCCGAATTCCTCGAACAGGCCCTGGATCACCGGCTGGACGGTGGCGAACACGTCTTCCTGCGTGACAAATGACATCTCCAGATCCAGCTGGTAGAAATCGGTCGGGCTGCGGTCGGCGCGCGGATCCTCGTCGCGGAAACAGGGCGCGATCTGGAAATAGCGGTCAAAGCCCGAGACCATCAACAGTTGCTTGAACTGCTGCGGCGCCTGCGGCAGGGCATAGAACTTGCCCGGATGCAGGCGCGACGGCACCAGAAAGTCGCGCGCCCCTTCGGGCGAGGAGGCGGTGATGATCGGCGTCTGGAATTCGTTGAAGCCGCCATCCCACATCCGGTTGCGGATCGACCGGATGACGTTCGAGCGCAGCATCATGTTGGCATGCAGCGTTTCGCGCCGCAGGTCGAGGAAACGGTAGGTCAGCCGGGTTTCTTCCGGGTAATCCGGTTCGCCGAACACCGGCAGCGGCAGGTCGTCCGACGGGCCCAGCACCTCGACCCCGGTGCAGTAAACCTCGATCTCGCCGGTCGGCAGCTTGGGGTTCACCAGCGATGCATCGCGCGCCTTCACCCGGCCGTCGATGCGGATGCAGGTTTCCGCCCGCAGCCGCTCCAGCGCCTTCAGCGCGGGGCTGTCGGCATCGGCCAGCACCTGGGTGATGCCGTAATGGTCGCGCAGGTCGATGAACAGCACGCCGCCGTGGTCGCGCACCCGATGCACCCAGCCCGACAGGCGCACATCCTGCCCGACATTCGCGCTGTTCAATCCGGCACAGGTATGGCTGCGATAGGCGTGCATGGGCTTCCCTTTCCGCGGGGCTTTCGTGACCGCGCCGTGAAAGCGCGGGGCGCGCGCGAAGTCAAGGGTGGCCATGCGCCCATGTTTCGCTCTGATCCAAATATCCCCGCCGGAGGCCCCGGCCAGCCCCCCGCGCCCCGGCCCGCAGGATCAGACCAGCACCTCGCGCGCGACCTGATCGCCCACGCCGAACACCCGCTTGTAGCGCGCGATCTCGTCGGCCGGGCCCATCGCCTTGCTGGGGTTGTCCGACAGTTTCACCGTGGGCCGCCCGTCGGCCGTGACCGCCTTGCACACCAGGCTGAACGGCGCCAGCGCGTCGTTCGGCACCAGGCCGCGGAAGTCGTTGGTCAGGTTGGTGCCCCAGCCGAACGAAACCTTCACCCGTCCGAGGAACTGGTGATACAGTTCCTCGATCTTTTCCACGTCCAGCCCGTCGGAAAAGATCACCAGCTTGCGCCGCGGATCCTCGCCCCGGTCGCGCCACCAGCGGATCGCGATTTCCGCCGCCTGCCCGGGGTCGCCCGAATCGATACGGATGCCGGTCCAGCTGGCCAGCCAGTCGGGGGCGTTGCGCAGGAATCCTTCGGTGCCATAGGTATCGGGCAGGATGATGCGCAGGTTGCCGTCGTGTTCCTCGTGCCAGTCGGCCAGCACGCGATAGGGCGCTTCGGCCAGTTCGGCATCGCTGCCGGCCAGCGCGGCATAGACCATCGGCAGTTCATGGGCATTGGTGCCGATCGCCTCGATATCGCGGTTCATGGCGATCTTGCAGTTCGAGGTGCCGGTAAACTTGTCGCCCAGACCCTCCTGCATGGCCTGCACGCACCAGTCCTGCCACAGGAAGCCATGCCGCCGCCGGGTGCCGAAATCGGCGATCTTCAGATGCTCCAGCTTGCGCAGGCGTTCGATCTTTTCCCACAGCCGGGCCGAGGCGCGGGCATACAGCACCTGCAATTCGAACTTGCGCATGTCCTTCAGCACGGCGCGGCTGCGCAATTCCATCAGCACGGCCAGCGCGGGGATTTCCCACAGCATGACTTCGGGCCATTTGCCCTCGAATGTCAGCTCGTATTGCCCGTCGCGCTTTTCCAGATGGTAGGGCGGCAGGCGCAGCGCCTCGAACCATTCCATGAAATCGGGGCGGAACATCTGACGCTTGCCATAGAACATGTTGCCGCGCAGCCAGGTGCTTTCGCCCCGCCGCAGGCTGAGGCCGCGCACATGGTCCAGCTGTTCGCGCAATTCCCCTTCGTCGATCAGATCGGCCAGCCGCACCGACTTCGTGCGGTTGATCAGGCTGAATTCGACGGTCGTATCGGGCTTGTTGCGGAAAATGGACTGACACATCAGCAACTTGTAAAAGTCGGTGTCGATCAGCGACCGCACGATGGGGTCGATCTTCCAGTTGTGGTTGTGAACGCGGGTCGCAATATCCATTCAGCCCTCCAGCACCACGCCGGCGGCGCGCATCGCTTGCAGCATCGCGGCCATCGAGCCGCCAAGATCAATTCCCCGGCAGGCGGCCAGATCCACCGTCACCGCATAGCCCAGTCGCGCGGCATCCAGTGCGGAAAACGCAACGCAGAAATCGGTCGCCAGCCCCGCCAGCGTTACGGCGCTGATGCCCCGGCTGCGCAGATAGCCGTCCAGCCCGGTGGGGGTGGTGCGGTCATTCTCGAAAAAGGCCGAATAGCTGTCGATCGCCGGGCGGAACCCCTTGCGGATCACCAGCTGGGCAGGATCGGTGCGCAGCGCGGGGTGAAAGGCGGCGCCATCGGTTCCCTGCACGCAATGCACCGGCCACAGCGTCTGGGCGCCATAGGGCATGTCCACCATGTCGAACGGGGCGCGGCCCGGGTGGTTGGCGGCAAAGCTGGCATGGCTGGCCGGGTGCCAGTCCTGCGTCAGAACCACGGTGGCGAACTGGCCCATCAGCGCATTGACGCGCGGGATGATCGCATCGCCATCTGCCACCGCCAGCGCGCCGCCGGGGCAGAAATCGTTCTGGACGTCGATCACGATCAACGCGTCGGTGGCCGGGCGCATGTGGATCCTCCCCCTGATGGCCGTCACACTCCCGTTGCGTAAGGGGCGGCCCCGCCCGCGTCAATCGCCTGCGGCACTTGGGGGCCTTGCGTTTTCCCGGCGCCGGGGGCAGGGGAGGGGGCATGTTCACCGTGGCCGCCCTCTATCACTTCACCCGTTTTGCCGATCCGGTCGCCTTGCGCGCGCCGCTGCTGGCGCTGGCGCGGGCGCAGGGGGTGCGCGGCTCGCTCCTGCTGGCGGCCGAGGGGATCAACGGCACCATTGCCGGCAGCCGCGCCGGCATAGATGCCATGCTGGCCCATATCCGCGCCTTGCCCGGCTGCGCCGAGCTGGACTGGAAGGAAAGCCCGGCGGCCGAGATGCCCTTTGGCCGCATGAAGGTGCGGCTGAAGCGGGAAATCGTGACCATGGGCCAGCCCGATGTCGATCCGCGCGCGCGGGTGGGGCATTACGTGCAGCCGCAGGACTGGAACGCCCTGATCAGCGCGCCCGATGTGGTGGTGATCGACACCCGCAACGATTACGAAGTGGCGATCGGCACCTTTGCCGGCGCGGTCGATCCGGGCACCCGCAGCTTTGGCGAATTCCCCGCCTGGTGGGCCGAAAACGCCGAACGGTTCCACAACAAGCGCATCGCCATGTTCTGCACCGGCGGCATCCGGTGCGAAAAATCGACCAACTTCCTGCTGGGGCAGGGGGTGCAGGATGTGTTTCACCTGAAAGGCGGTATCCTCAAGTATCTGGAGGATGTGCCGGCGCAGGACAGCCTGTGGCAGGGCGAATGCTTCGTCTTTGATCAGCGGGTCTCGGTCGGCCACGGGCTGGTGCAGGGCGACAATGCCATGTGCCATGCCTGCCGCCGCCCGGTGACACCCGCCGATCGCACCCATGCCGATTATGAGGAAGGCGTCAGTTGCCCCGCCTGCATCGGCGACCATGACGCGGCGCGGCGCGAACGGTTCCGCGAACGGATGCGTCAGGTCCGTCTGGCCCAGGCGCGCGGCGCGGCCCATCTGGGCGATGGCGCCATGCCCGAGGCGTAGCCCCGTCGCGCAAGCCGGCCATGCATTGGCCGGGATGGACAGCCACGGGTGCCGGGCCTAGGTTGCCCTGCACAACCAAAGGACGCGTCCCGCATGATCCCCGCCCGCTATGCCCATATCCTGTTCGGCCTGATCCTGTCGGGGCTGATGAGCCTGATGGTCTCGGGCATTTCCACGGCATTGGCGAGCGGCGTGGATGCGGGGTTTCCGGCGCGCTGGATTGTCGGGGCCTGGTTGCCCAGCTGGGCTGTGGCCTTTCCCGCCGTGCTGGTGGTGGCCCCGATCACCCGGCGGCTGGTTGCCGCGCTGACCCGGCCAGGGGCCGCCTGACCCTAGCCATAGACCCGGGCACCGAAGATGGCCGAGCCGACGCGCACATGGGTGGCGCCTTGGGCGATGGCATCTTCGAAATCGCTGCTCATGCCCATGGACAGGCCGGTCAGGCCGTTGCGCGCCGCCATCGCGGCCAGCTGGGCGAAATGCGGGCCTGACGGTTGATCTTCGGGCGGAATGCACATCAGGCCGCGGATCGGTAGATCCAGCGCCCGGCAGCTGGCGACAAAGGCATCGGCGTCATCGGGCAGCACGCCGGCCTTTTGCGGCTCGGCCCCCGTGTTCACCTGGATGAACAGGTCGGGACAGGCGCCGCGAGCCTGGGCCAGCCGGGCCAGCCGTTCGGCCAGTGACGGGCGGTCCACCGTGTGGATGGCATCGAACAGATCCAGCGCCTGTTTGGCCTTGTTGGTCTGCAACGGCCCGATCATGTGGACCGCGACGCCGGGATACTGCGCCCGCAGGTCGGGCCATTTGCCGGCGGTTTCCTGCACGTAGTTTTCGCCGAACACCCGGTGGCCGGCGTCCAGCACCGCCTGCACCCGGTCCAGCGGCTGGACCTTGGACACGGCGATCAGGGTAACGGCGCCGGGCGCGCGGTCATGCGCGGTCTCGGCAGAGCGGATGCGGGAGAGGATATCGTTCAGTGCCATGGCCCGTTTCTGCAAGGCTTTGCGCCAAAAGAAAAGAGCGGGCTTTCGCCCGCTCTTTCCCCGCAAGTGATCCGGATGGATCAGAAGCGGAAGCTCACGCCCAGATCGGCGCGGGTTTCTTTCATCGTGGTGCGCTCGATGCCGCCGACGACCGAAGCGCCGCCGCCCAGATCGTACGAGGCGCCCAGACCATACGAGGTCTTGGTCAGACCCAGCAGAACCGACTCGTTGGCGACATAGCCCGAAACGGTGGTCGCACCGAAGGTGTACGAGCCGTTCAGAGCGAACTTGTTGACTTTGGCGGTGCCGGCCGCGTTGTAGTTGCGGGCAGCGCCGAAGCCGACGCCGAAGTCGCCGATCTTGCCGCCGACGGTCAGGACGACCTTGTCGCCGCCTTTGTCAGCCGCCAGGCCCGTGCCGCTGCCGTCCGAAACGCCCAGAGCGACGGTCCAGCCCTGGAACTTGTACGAACCGTAGGCGCCGATGCGTTTGTTGGTGCCGATGGTGCCGCGCAGGTCGTCAGCGGTGTACGAGATGTGGCCGGTGAAGTCGCCCATCGTGTAGATGACTTCCAGACCTTCCGGACCAGCGCCCGACGAGCTGTAGGCGTCCCAGTTGAAGGTGTTGCCGGTGACGTTGGTCACCAGACCGCCCCACGACAGACCGGTCAGGCCGACCGACGGAGCGTAGACGCCGGGCATCGATTCGATCGCGCCCAGGATGTTGCCGCCAGCAACGGTCAGACCACCAGCGCGAGCGAAGACGCGAGCGCCAGCCGCGATGGTGCGGCCGCCCAGGCCACCAGCGTTGGCCGACAGTTCTTCCGAACGCAGACGAATGCGGGCACCGAAGGTGACGCCGTTGTCAGCGGTGGTCGAGGCGTCGAGGTTGATGGTGACGCGCTTTTCCAGACGGGTCTTGGAAGTGTTGCCGGTAGCGGTCCAGTTCGCATCGCCGATAGCGGCGTTGCTGTTGTACATCATGCCCAGACGAGCGTCGCCGCTCAGTTTCACTTCAGCGGCAGCAACGCCAGCCGACAGGGTCAGCGCGGTCGTCGCGATCAGAAACTTTTTCATCGTTTTCCCTCGTTGTGTCAAAGGTGCGCCCAACTCAGGGGAATCCGAATTGGGTATGCCCCTTGTTTCCTCCCAGCCGCCCGTGATTGCAACGCAAACGCGCGTCCGGCAAAGAACTCGCCGGATTCGTGGTGCAGACATGTCACAGTGGGTGGGGGCTGGGGTATACGCCGCAATGCGGCAACCCTGGCGGCGGCCTTTTGCCTGCGCGCACGGGCATATGCAAGGCGCCAGTTTGCGCCCGCGCCGCAAGGGCTTGTCCACCTGCGCCCCCTCGGCTAGACAGTTGCCATCGGATCGGAGGCCGCCCATGACAGTTCCAGCCCGTTTTCGCCTTGCGGTCACCAGCGCAGTTGTTCTTGCGCTGGCAGGATGCGGCGGCGGCGGCCTGTTTCAGGGCGGTGTGCCCGGGACGCCCCAGGATGCGGCGCAGGCCGCCGCGTTGAACGAGGCGATGTCGCGCGAGGAGCGGGCGCAGCTGGCGCGCAGCCAGACGCCGCTGACCGCCCGGCGCGGCATTCTGGGCGATCTGTTCCGCGCCCGCCGCGAAAGCGACGTGGGCACCAGCGTGAACCGCTATCTGTGGAATGCCTCGCTGGATGCGCTGTCGTTCCTGCCGGTGGAAACGGTCGATCCGTTCACCGGCGTGATCTCGACGGGGTACGGCACCCCGCCCGGCGGCGGCCGCGCCTATCGCGCGACGATCTACATCTCGGATCCGGCGCTGGATGCGCGGTCGCTGAAAGTGGCGATCCAGACCCGCGGCGGTGGCCCGGTGTCGGCCGAAACGGTGCGCGCGGTGGAAGATGCCATCCTGACCCGCGCCCGCGAACTGCGCATCCGCGATTCGCGGCTGTAGGGGCGGCGGGGTGGAACCCCGCCCTACGGCACGATATAACCGCGCCGGGCCGCAGTGCCCGGCGTTTTCACTGACAGGAACCCGCATGTCCCGCTATACGCCCTCTGACATCGAACCCAAGTGGCAGGCCGCGTGGGATCAGGCCGGGGCCTTTACCGCCAAGGCAGACCCCGCCAAGCCAAAATACTACGTGCTGGAGATGTTCCCCTATCCGTCGGGGCGCATCCACATGGGGCATGTGCGCAACTATACCATGGGCGATGTGGTGGCGCGCACCAAGCTGGCGCAGGGCTATTCGGTGCTGCACCCGATGGGCTGGGACGCCTTCGGCATGCCGGCCGAAAACGCCGCGATGGAACAGGGCGGCCACCCCGGCACCTGGACCTACAACAACATCGCGGTGATGAAGGGCCAGATGAAGCCGCTGGGCCTGTCCATCGACTGGAGCCGCGAATTCGCCACCTGCGACCCGGAATATTACGGCCAGCAGCAGGCCATGTTCCTGGACATGCTGGAAAAGGGCCTGGTCTACCGCAAGGCCGCCGTGGTCAACTGGGATCCGGTCGACATGACCGTGCTGGCCAACGAACAGGTGATCGACGGCAAGGGCTGGCGGTCGGGCGCCCCGGTCGAACGGCGCGAGCTGGTGCAGTGGTTCTTCAAGATCTCGGACTATTCCGAAGAGCTGCTGTCGGCGCTGGACGGGCTGAAGGACTGGCCGGAAAAGGTGCGCCTGATGCAGGCGAACTGGATCGGCAAGTCGCAGGGCCTGCAATTCGCCTTTGACACCGTGAACGCCCCCGAAGGCTTTGAGAAGATCGAGGTCTATACCACCCGCCCCGACACCCTGCTGGGCGCCAGCTTTGCCGCCATCGCCGCCGACCACCCGCTGGCCAAGGTGCTGGAGGCACAAAGCCCCGAGATTGCCGCCTTCATCGCCGAATGCCGCAAGGGCGGCACCACCGCCGAGGAAATCGAGACGGCGGAAAAGGTCGGCTTTGACACCGGCCTGCGCGTGCGCCACCCGCTGAACCCCGATTGGGA encodes:
- a CDS encoding porin gives rise to the protein MKKFLIATTALTLSAGVAAAEVKLSGDARLGMMYNSNAAIGDANWTATGNTSKTRLEKRVTINLDASTTADNGVTFGARIRLRSEELSANAGGLGGRTIAAGARVFARAGGLTVAGGNILGAIESMPGVYAPSVGLTGLSWGGLVTNVTGNTFNWDAYSSSGAGPEGLEVIYTMGDFTGHISYTADDLRGTIGTNKRIGAYGSYKFQGWTVALGVSDGSGTGLAADKGGDKVVLTVGGKIGDFGVGFGAARNYNAAGTAKVNKFALNGSYTFGATTVSGYVANESVLLGLTKTSYGLGASYDLGGGASVVGGIERTTMKETRADLGVSFRF
- a CDS encoding DUF3576 domain-containing protein, with amino-acid sequence MTVPARFRLAVTSAVVLALAGCGGGGLFQGGVPGTPQDAAQAAALNEAMSREERAQLARSQTPLTARRGILGDLFRARRESDVGTSVNRYLWNASLDALSFLPVETVDPFTGVISTGYGTPPGGGRAYRATIYISDPALDARSLKVAIQTRGGGPVSAETVRAVEDAILTRARELRIRDSRL